Proteins encoded in a region of the Zunongwangia endophytica genome:
- a CDS encoding gluconokinase has product MKVYIVMGVSGSGKTTIGREIASKLEIPFFDADDYHPKANVEKMKNGIALDDEDRKSWLKSLAENIEKWKEDKGAVLACSALKKKYRATLSHNLKDYVVFVYLYAEYELIYERMMSRKGHYFKPELLKSQFDTLEEPENAIKVGVDQRISETVAEVISKIKSEKTSTS; this is encoded by the coding sequence ATGAAAGTATACATTGTAATGGGCGTTTCTGGAAGCGGAAAAACAACTATCGGTAGAGAAATCGCAAGTAAGTTGGAGATTCCATTTTTCGACGCCGATGATTATCATCCTAAAGCGAACGTTGAAAAGATGAAAAACGGAATCGCTTTAGATGATGAGGATCGAAAGTCCTGGTTAAAATCCTTAGCTGAAAATATCGAAAAATGGAAAGAAGATAAAGGTGCCGTTTTGGCTTGCTCTGCTTTGAAAAAGAAATATAGAGCAACCCTTTCTCATAATTTGAAGGATTATGTCGTTTTCGTTTATCTATATGCAGAATATGAGCTTATTTATGAACGAATGATGTCTCGGAAAGGTCACTATTTTAAGCCAGAATTATTAAAATCTCAATTCGATACGCTAGAAGAACCTGAAAACGCTATTAAAGTAGGAGTCGACCAAAGAATCTCTGAAACCGTAGCGGAAGTTATTTCAAAAATTAAATCAGAAAAAACATCGACTTCATGA